Proteins encoded in a region of the Deltaproteobacteria bacterium genome:
- a CDS encoding LLM class flavin-dependent oxidoreductase: protein MQRRAIALFTPTIRDMMEIAKLADEANFDSVWNGEFFNRNGLVTLMAVALNTKKTKIATGIAYAYMRNPVLNATGAMDIDEVSDGRLILGLGSGTKSMNEGWYGQPFETRSAAKMKECLGLIRKIWASHKGMGVRFEGEFYRIHIPAFSRPRAVRDRIPLYLAAVQKGMLRTVGETADGLVGHPLCSRRYFAEFIKPQVEIGAKRAGRALKDIDFTTLLITAISHDRQRAIQEAKNQIAFYASVKSYEGILNLHEWEQQKRAIWEHFKTFNLEKMAAAVTDEMVEQIAIAGTPEECREQLEKWDGLIGLPILYTPTAGVSSARILENHRLIVETFAQ from the coding sequence ATGCAGCGCCGCGCAATTGCCCTTTTCACTCCGACGATTCGTGACATGATGGAGATCGCAAAGCTAGCCGATGAGGCTAACTTCGATTCGGTTTGGAATGGAGAGTTCTTTAATCGTAACGGACTCGTCACGCTGATGGCGGTGGCCCTCAATACTAAAAAGACGAAAATTGCCACAGGGATCGCCTATGCATATATGCGTAATCCGGTGCTTAATGCGACTGGAGCTATGGATATCGATGAAGTTTCTGACGGGCGCTTGATTCTCGGATTAGGCAGTGGCACGAAATCGATGAACGAGGGGTGGTATGGGCAGCCTTTTGAAACGCGCTCCGCCGCAAAGATGAAAGAGTGCTTGGGCTTAATTCGAAAGATTTGGGCATCGCATAAAGGTATGGGGGTACGGTTCGAGGGAGAGTTCTATCGGATTCACATTCCTGCGTTTTCTCGCCCGCGCGCCGTCCGGGACCGCATTCCTCTCTATTTGGCGGCAGTGCAGAAAGGGATGTTGCGGACGGTTGGCGAGACGGCGGATGGTCTTGTTGGTCACCCACTCTGTAGTCGGCGTTATTTTGCTGAATTCATCAAGCCTCAGGTTGAGATTGGCGCGAAACGTGCCGGGCGAGCGCTCAAGGACATCGACTTTACTACATTGCTCATTACGGCGATCAGTCATGATCGGCAAAGAGCCATCCAGGAGGCAAAAAATCAGATCGCTTTTTATGCCTCGGTTAAATCCTACGAAGGAATTTTGAACCTTCACGAATGGGAACAGCAGAAGCGAGCGATTTGGGAACATTTTAAGACGTTCAACCTAGAAAAGATGGCTGCTGCCGTTACCGATGAGATGGTCGAGCAAATCGCCATTGCTGGCACTCCTGAAGAATGCCGCGAGCAGTTAGAAAAATGGGACGGACTGATCGGGCTACCGATTCTTTACACTCCAACGGCAGGAGTGTCTTCTGCACGCATCCTGGAAAATCACCGCTTAATCGTTGAAACCTTCGCCCAATAA
- a CDS encoding bifunctional nuclease family protein — MDREGFIEMKVGGLTLDPVTKTPIVILKDADNKLTLPIWIGLMEATAMATELEGIKMARPMTHDLLFYVIAQLGGEVDAVEVSELKDNTYYAVIHLHAADKKMAIDSRPSDAISLALRTHSPIFVAKKVLESSSIVQQSEANQEQDFSSVSRDKWAEILEKMSPEDFKYKM; from the coding sequence ATGGACCGAGAGGGTTTCATCGAAATGAAGGTTGGTGGCCTCACCCTTGATCCAGTAACGAAGACGCCCATCGTCATCCTCAAGGATGCCGATAACAAGCTCACACTTCCTATATGGATCGGTCTCATGGAAGCCACGGCAATGGCTACCGAACTCGAAGGGATTAAAATGGCCCGACCAATGACGCATGACCTCCTGTTCTATGTCATTGCACAATTGGGAGGTGAGGTTGATGCCGTAGAAGTTTCGGAATTAAAAGACAATACCTACTACGCAGTCATTCACTTGCACGCCGCCGATAAAAAAATGGCTATCGACTCTAGGCCAAGCGATGCAATCTCTTTAGCTTTACGCACGCATAGCCCCATCTTTGTTGCGAAAAAAGTCCTTGAATCATCGAGTATAGTTCAGCAGAGCGAGGCTAATCAGGAGCAGGATTTTTCCTCTGTTTCTAGAGATAAATGGGCAGAAATTCTCGAAAAAATGTCACCAGAAGATTTTAAGTACAAAATGTAG
- a CDS encoding VWA domain-containing protein, translating to MDDKFIEFTHLLRQNGLKVSAAENMDTLTAVGLAGIRERQVLKDTLRATLVKRVVDISVFDELFDLFFTGLGEIIKSAGEATMGAMEMSEEEFQKFLEQLEETLKNMGTELSELAKSLLMNNTGQLERMLREAAQNANLQDIQRSFQEGQFSNALAQMLGFGQLTQELANLKEAFQQAGLNPEQIERLMAYVDRRLHDLAHMVRSFVRAELEKRDPQVREQQKMRSLADKSFYYLTEDEIRKMKEAVGKLTQRLKHVIAIRRRRAKRGRFDLQQTLRKNLQYGGVPFRIVVDRKKKEKPQVVIMCDVSDSVRNVSRFMLQFVYSIQDLYSRVRSFIFVADLGDVTRLFEENEIHGAIDLALRGNIINIYAHSDFGRAFRTFHRDHLSVINKRTTVIVLGDARNNYNLPHEWVLRDVKQRAKQVIWLNPESKLTWGFGDSEMDRYAPYCDLVEECRNLNQLYRVIDKLVTA from the coding sequence ATGGACGACAAGTTTATTGAATTCACCCATCTGCTCCGACAGAACGGATTGAAGGTCTCGGCTGCGGAAAATATGGATACCCTCACCGCTGTCGGTCTCGCTGGAATCCGAGAACGTCAAGTACTGAAGGACACCCTGCGAGCAACCTTGGTAAAGCGGGTCGTTGACATATCGGTCTTTGACGAATTGTTCGATCTCTTTTTTACCGGATTAGGTGAAATCATAAAATCTGCCGGTGAAGCGACTATGGGGGCCATGGAGATGAGCGAGGAGGAATTTCAAAAATTCCTCGAACAGCTCGAAGAGACCCTAAAAAATATGGGGACTGAACTCTCTGAACTGGCGAAGTCCCTGCTAATGAACAATACCGGGCAGCTTGAGCGCATGCTACGCGAAGCTGCGCAAAACGCTAACCTCCAAGATATTCAACGCTCCTTTCAAGAAGGGCAATTCTCGAATGCACTCGCCCAAATGTTGGGCTTTGGGCAGCTAACGCAGGAGCTTGCCAACCTGAAAGAGGCATTCCAACAAGCTGGCCTTAATCCCGAACAGATTGAACGATTGATGGCGTATGTTGATCGCCGTCTGCACGATCTTGCCCATATGGTGAGAAGCTTTGTTCGAGCCGAGTTGGAGAAAAGAGACCCACAAGTCCGTGAACAGCAAAAAATGCGGAGTCTGGCCGATAAGAGCTTTTATTATCTTACGGAAGACGAAATCCGGAAGATGAAAGAAGCAGTAGGGAAGCTCACGCAGCGATTGAAACATGTCATTGCCATTCGCCGACGGCGAGCAAAGCGAGGACGGTTCGATCTCCAGCAAACCTTAAGAAAAAATCTCCAGTACGGAGGGGTTCCTTTTCGGATTGTCGTCGATAGAAAAAAGAAAGAAAAACCTCAAGTTGTAATCATGTGTGACGTTTCGGATTCGGTACGGAACGTATCGAGATTCATGTTGCAGTTCGTGTATTCCATCCAAGACCTTTATTCTCGAGTGAGGAGCTTCATTTTCGTAGCGGATTTGGGAGATGTCACGAGGCTTTTCGAAGAGAATGAAATACATGGAGCCATCGACCTTGCTCTGCGTGGCAATATCATTAATATCTACGCGCATTCGGATTTTGGGCGCGCTTTTCGCACCTTTCATCGCGATCATTTATCGGTGATTAATAAAAGGACGACGGTCATTGTCTTAGGTGATGCGCGGAATAACTATAATCTCCCGCATGAGTGGGTATTGCGCGATGTAAAGCAGCGCGCCAAACAAGTGATCTGGTTGAATCCAGAAAGTAAATTAACTTGGGGATTTGGAGATAGCGAGATGGATCGGTACGCGCCCTATTGTGATCTTGTGGAAGAATGTCGCAATCTCAACCAGCTTTACCGGGTGATCGATAAACTAGTAACAGCATAG
- a CDS encoding MoxR family ATPase, which translates to MFASINDVISRFAEQKYICDRRIATVVYLASHMRKPILVEGPAGVGKTELAKVVASSLGCELVRLQCYEGLDEAKALYEWEYAKQLLYTQILKDKIGEVLAGTANLKDAVDRIADQDSVFFSHKFILPRPLLRAISADHPLVLLIDEIDKSDSEFEAFLLEVLSDFQVSVPELGTITATHLPIVVLTSNNTRELSDALKRRCLHLYIDFPNKKQELEIVRIKVPGIAEKLADEVVEVVQSIRKLDLKKGPSISETLDWAKALILLNVEYLDESVVNDTLNTILKYEGDIRKAETELKDFLQKKKTRTKAGGESQDDKDLLH; encoded by the coding sequence ATGTTTGCTTCGATTAACGATGTCATAAGCAGGTTTGCCGAACAGAAATATATCTGCGACCGACGAATAGCGACCGTAGTGTACCTGGCGAGCCACATGCGGAAGCCCATTCTTGTTGAAGGCCCCGCTGGGGTAGGTAAGACCGAACTAGCGAAAGTTGTTGCCAGTTCGTTGGGCTGTGAACTCGTACGGTTGCAATGCTATGAGGGCCTTGATGAAGCTAAAGCACTCTACGAATGGGAATATGCCAAACAGCTGCTTTATACGCAAATTCTTAAAGATAAGATCGGCGAAGTGCTTGCTGGAACAGCAAATTTGAAGGACGCCGTTGACCGCATAGCGGATCAAGACAGCGTCTTCTTCTCTCACAAGTTTATCCTTCCTCGCCCGTTGCTTCGCGCCATATCGGCTGACCATCCTCTGGTCTTGTTGATCGATGAAATCGACAAATCGGACAGCGAATTCGAGGCATTTCTTCTGGAAGTCCTCAGCGACTTTCAAGTCAGTGTGCCGGAGCTGGGTACGATTACTGCCACGCACCTTCCTATTGTGGTGCTGACCAGCAACAACACCCGAGAGCTTTCTGACGCACTCAAACGGAGATGCCTCCATCTCTACATCGATTTTCCTAATAAGAAACAAGAGCTAGAGATCGTCCGCATCAAGGTACCTGGCATCGCAGAGAAACTTGCCGACGAAGTTGTTGAGGTCGTCCAAAGCATCCGTAAGCTTGACCTTAAGAAGGGACCCAGTATCAGCGAAACGCTTGATTGGGCAAAGGCACTAATTCTCCTCAACGTCGAGTATCTTGATGAAAGTGTTGTGAACGACACACTGAATACCATCTTGAAATACGAAGGGGATATCCGAAAAGCCGAAACTGAACTTAAAGATTTTCTTCAGAAAAAGAAAACTCGGACGAAGGCCGGTGGAGAATCTCAAGACGACAAGGACCTCCTACACTAA
- a CDS encoding NRDE family protein, translated as MCTLILYFRVFSDYPIVIAANRDEVLARPSSKPSQLWGYPWVYGGQDLLAGGTWFGVNEHGVAVGILNRQSSPPPDPSYRSRGQLCLDALKHASAEAALRFVTRHSAYRYNPFNLVIADQHFSYVVDNQGQADVLTTRQLSPGMYVVTNRTPNDQTCPRIARVSPGFADIGKTFTAEPVSLPRLFSALHQQMADHGDAGEGIRNGLCLHLEDYGTCSSTLVAYSSRSRSYHYYFAEGPPCRIPYSDVSLPPPTPASHPPSTK; from the coding sequence ATGTGTACCCTTATCTTATATTTTCGCGTCTTTTCCGACTATCCCATCGTTATCGCCGCCAACCGCGATGAAGTCCTAGCGCGCCCATCATCAAAACCAAGCCAATTGTGGGGATATCCCTGGGTCTACGGAGGCCAAGATCTTCTCGCTGGCGGCACCTGGTTTGGCGTGAATGAGCATGGCGTCGCCGTTGGGATTTTGAATCGACAGTCCTCACCTCCTCCAGACCCGTCTTATCGTTCACGAGGACAATTGTGTCTCGACGCGCTCAAGCACGCCTCGGCCGAGGCAGCACTTCGGTTCGTAACAAGACACTCCGCGTACCGCTACAACCCATTTAACCTTGTCATAGCGGACCAACATTTTTCTTATGTCGTCGATAATCAAGGGCAAGCCGACGTTTTGACCACACGACAACTTTCGCCTGGTATGTATGTGGTCACAAACCGTACCCCGAACGACCAAACGTGCCCTCGCATCGCGCGCGTTTCGCCAGGTTTTGCCGACATTGGCAAAACCTTCACCGCCGAGCCGGTTTCCCTTCCTCGTCTCTTTTCCGCCCTCCATCAGCAGATGGCAGACCACGGCGATGCCGGGGAAGGAATCCGCAACGGCTTATGTCTTCACCTCGAAGACTACGGCACGTGTTCTTCCACCCTGGTTGCTTACTCTTCCCGCAGCAGAAGTTATCATTACTATTTTGCCGAAGGCCCTCCCTGCCGAATCCCCTACAGCGACGTATCGCTCCCACCCCCAACACCGGCGAGCCATCCCCCCTCAACCAAGTAG
- a CDS encoding SDR family oxidoreductase → MDKRANRLDGKIALVTGAGRRLGRAIALALAEGGADLLLHVHASSGEEVRRCVEEMGRRALVLEADLSLRGGTLHLVQAASAAFGRIDILVNNAAVFFPTPLTEISIHTWRTVLHTNLTAPFVLSVGLGRFMRRQKEGGAIIQLADWSGIRPVPGFLPYCVSKGGGLALTQVLAKALAPYVKVNAIAPGPVLPPAHYDETALHTLVHRTPLRRLGREQDVTRAVCFLANPGNFVTGATYLVEGGWLAGVGGGSDTSL, encoded by the coding sequence ATGGATAAGCGCGCCAACCGTCTGGACGGGAAAATCGCTTTGGTGACAGGAGCTGGCCGTCGCCTTGGTCGAGCCATAGCCTTAGCGTTAGCTGAGGGGGGCGCTGACCTGCTGTTACACGTCCATGCCTCTTCCGGGGAAGAAGTTCGACGTTGTGTGGAGGAAATGGGACGGCGGGCTCTTGTACTGGAAGCCGATCTGTCGCTGCGAGGAGGGACTCTTCATCTCGTTCAAGCGGCGTCCGCCGCGTTTGGGCGTATCGATATCTTGGTGAATAATGCGGCGGTCTTTTTTCCTACGCCTTTGACGGAGATATCTATCCACACGTGGCGTACTGTCCTTCATACGAACCTTACCGCTCCTTTCGTGCTTTCCGTAGGGCTGGGACGTTTCATGCGCAGACAGAAAGAAGGAGGGGCAATTATTCAGCTTGCAGACTGGAGCGGCATACGACCTGTTCCGGGATTTCTTCCGTACTGTGTTTCCAAAGGAGGAGGGCTAGCGTTAACTCAAGTTCTTGCGAAAGCGCTAGCTCCTTATGTCAAAGTGAATGCCATCGCTCCCGGCCCGGTCCTTCCGCCGGCTCATTACGATGAGACGGCGCTGCATACTCTCGTCCATCGGACACCGTTACGTCGTCTCGGACGCGAACAAGACGTGACGCGGGCCGTGTGTTTCTTGGCCAACCCCGGAAATTTTGTCACTGGAGCTACCTACTTGGTTGAGGGGGGATGGCTCGCCGGTGTTGGGGGTGGGAGCGATACGTCGCTGTAG
- a CDS encoding HAMP domain-containing histidine kinase encodes MPALGGSAAVVGPAILTLSIVSFLFTLLGLVAFNLGYLWLYWAFFPLLLLSLFLSVEGDIDFFLSLLLLAVASTALYSIGIFSLPLVSCGIAVCLPAIFFLEKWGILRTGNGRSVLNIIELHGLLLIALFVRYLLYRAVGGTLPLEIREFESFTRFLISEVGGWVIFALGYGMQQRARSGASSTMAEAEFASSLPSLLAAGLFLVSPHVAIMTLGLNIFGVTGLYVGALPVGAAHLLLRALTSRRLAIEQQNRRMQQMHVELARSEKLAAIGEMSSAISHQLLQKVGLVGLQSSLLRDVLLEDSSPVSARINEGRERVEQLDESIADLNTTLSDLLIFSKDVSLHLDSCQLNLLLQEVAEEVRGFADSHEIAVFVHSNAAALCVTGDRIKIRQALLNLLTNAIEASSPNGQVDLVLIEEDERVQIHISDAGAGIPEPILEKIFSPFFSTKARGTGLGLTFAQKIVTLHGGEIRVKNNLQNGATFVIFLPK; translated from the coding sequence ATGCCGGCACTTGGGGGCTCCGCTGCTGTTGTTGGTCCTGCCATCCTGACACTTAGCATAGTCAGCTTCCTGTTCACGCTGCTTGGTCTCGTCGCGTTCAACCTCGGCTATCTCTGGCTTTACTGGGCTTTTTTCCCGCTGCTTTTGCTGAGTCTCTTTTTGAGTGTTGAGGGCGATATCGATTTTTTTCTGTCTCTGTTACTTTTGGCCGTCGCAAGCACGGCTTTGTACTCCATCGGAATTTTTTCCTTGCCCCTCGTGTCATGCGGAATTGCCGTTTGTCTGCCCGCAATCTTTTTCCTGGAAAAGTGGGGAATCCTGCGGACGGGCAACGGACGTTCGGTACTGAATATTATTGAACTCCATGGTTTATTGCTCATTGCCCTATTTGTCCGCTACCTATTGTATCGAGCTGTAGGAGGGACACTGCCCCTCGAGATCAGGGAATTCGAGTCCTTCACTCGATTTCTCATCAGCGAAGTCGGCGGGTGGGTCATTTTTGCTCTTGGGTATGGTATGCAGCAGCGGGCGCGCTCTGGCGCTTCATCTACTATGGCAGAAGCGGAGTTTGCTTCTAGTTTGCCTTCTCTCCTCGCGGCAGGACTCTTTCTGGTATCGCCTCATGTTGCAATTATGACCCTGGGGTTGAACATTTTTGGAGTAACGGGGCTGTATGTGGGAGCGCTTCCGGTGGGGGCTGCTCATCTGTTGTTGCGTGCTTTAACCTCGCGACGACTGGCGATCGAACAACAAAACCGTCGCATGCAACAGATGCATGTGGAACTGGCGCGGAGCGAAAAATTGGCTGCGATTGGCGAGATGTCTTCTGCTATTTCTCATCAGCTCTTACAAAAAGTGGGCCTTGTCGGTTTACAGAGTTCGCTTTTGCGAGACGTTTTGTTGGAGGACAGCTCTCCGGTCAGTGCAAGGATCAACGAAGGGAGAGAGCGAGTAGAGCAGCTTGACGAGTCTATTGCCGATCTCAATACGACTTTGTCCGATCTCTTAATCTTTTCTAAAGATGTATCTCTTCATCTCGACTCGTGCCAGTTAAACCTCTTGCTGCAGGAGGTGGCAGAGGAGGTCCGCGGGTTTGCTGACTCCCACGAGATTGCTGTTTTTGTTCATTCGAACGCCGCTGCTTTGTGCGTGACCGGTGATCGGATTAAAATCAGACAGGCGCTGCTGAACTTGCTGACGAATGCGATTGAAGCGTCCTCGCCGAACGGGCAAGTTGACCTCGTTTTGATTGAGGAGGACGAGCGCGTGCAAATCCATATCTCCGATGCCGGGGCCGGTATTCCCGAGCCGATACTCGAGAAAATTTTTTCCCCGTTTTTTTCGACCAAAGCTCGCGGGACTGGGCTTGGACTCACGTTTGCCCAGAAAATCGTAACCTTACATGGCGGCGAAATTCGTGTGAAAAATAATCTTCAGAACGGGGCGACTTTTGTCATTTTCCTACCCAAATAA